The genomic region TATTGTATTTCTTGCCTAACTTTACAAACATGCCTTTTGCATAGTCAGACATGTCGTCGTCAAAGACTTTTCTACGGTATTTAACAACGAATACAAGGTGGTAGTACATCAGAAATACTGAATGATTATTACTATCTAATTCCATCCAAATATCACCCTTTCTTTTGTATAAGACTGATGATATCATAGCACAAAAAAGAAACAACTTTTGGGCTGACGCCTAACCGACATTCATCTCCCACTTACTCATTGGAAAGTCCTACACATTCCTTGAAGTGGGAGTCTTCTGTCAGAAAACGATAAAGTTTACAATGTGAGTTGATTGGGAACAAAAAGAACAAGTGTTTAAAAAAACGCTAATGGAGGTTCTTGACATGTTATACAAAGGAAAAGAGCTTGAATCTTACAAACTTGGTGCAACGGATGGTGATATCGGAAAGATCGAAGACTTTTACTTCGATGAAAGCCAGTTTGTTGTTCGTTATATCGTTGCCGATACAAGAACGTGGTTTTTTGGCGGTGAGGTTCTTTTAAGCCCTGAAGCATTCCAAAAAGTGGATCCCTCAGATAGGATCGTTCATGTTAATTTGACGAAAGATCAAATTAAGGATAGTCCAAAACCAAACCAAGAACAGCCGATCAACAGACAGTTTGAGAAAGATTTAAGTGATTTTCATGGATGGCGATATTATTGGCTGAGCGCTGGAGGGGCAGGTGCTGGATATAATACGCCAGGCACAGGCGCTCCTGGACCAGTCGTCCCCGTTGCCCCGGTCCCGGAAGAAGCAGGAAGTCATTCGCAACGCAACCTTGATGAAACTGTCGATGAAACACATGAAGGGTATGAAGAAAAA from Litoribacterium kuwaitense harbors:
- a CDS encoding transposase; protein product: MELDSNNHSVFLMYYHLVFVVKYRRKVFDDDMSDYAKGMFVKLGKKYN
- a CDS encoding PRC-barrel domain-containing protein, yielding MLYKGKELESYKLGATDGDIGKIEDFYFDESQFVVRYIVADTRTWFFGGEVLLSPEAFQKVDPSDRIVHVNLTKDQIKDSPKPNQEQPINRQFEKDLSDFHGWRYYWLSAGGAGAGYNTPGTGAPGPVVPVAPVPEEAGSHSQRNLDETVDETHEGYEEKELEEHLQHENSQLQSMDDLKGYEVHVKEGYVGKIDDMILEDGTWKIRYLVVDVGIGIDTKLVLISPDWVKEISWIDQTITAPLEHDLVEHAPVFEEDQPLTREYEEKLYDYYNQQRYW